TCCTTTCTGGCCTGGAATCCGTATCTACCAATTCCCGATATTGGTTCACAGATGCCGGACTATAATTAAAGTTCAAAGTTGGTTTCATCACATGCCGGAGCCCTCTTAACCAACCTTTACTGAATTTTTTGGTTCCAAAAATCTGTGTGTTTACGGTCACGCCGGAGTTAAGTCTTCGGACTGCATTAAAGCCCGTTTCAAAACCGGTAATCACTTCTCCAAAAGTTGTGTCCGGTACTATAATATTTCCGTCATCTGTAATGATTGTGTCAAATCGAATGCTAAGACTATTATCAAAAGTTTCTTTGTATTTTTTTGTCAGCCAGAATTCTTCATAATTAATATTTGGAGAAACATTCAGGTATTTCAGCACTCTGAAATTTGTACTGATGCCGGCTCTGTGGGACATACCTGTCTGAAGATCCTTTATGGTTTGGCTTGTAAAAATAGTGGTATCAGTCGTCTGAACAAAATTCCTGAACTCCGAACTATAAGAAACAGCAATGTTATCTGTCCAACGTTCGTTGGTTGCATTTTTGCGTCTGAAAGGATTGATCGTATTCATACGGATACTGATATTGGGCAACGTAATATCCACTTTTCGGGTTTGTGTGTTCTGACTATGTCTGAACTCAGAATTAAAACTAAAAGGTGTTCCCGGCATATCATGACTGTACGAAAAGTTTGATTGATAAGTATTGGTTAATGCAGCACCCGGATTTTCAAATGTTCTTTGATCATATCTGTTGGTTTGTAAGTTGACAGATCCACCCATTCTCCTGAACGGATGTGCTTTGGAGTCCTGATTATGTGTGATGCCTATGCTAAAAGATTTATTGGACAATTTCCCACCGGTGACAAGGTCATCCAGTTTGTTATTGGTATATCCCAATCTCACATTTCCACTGTAACCATATCTCTTTTTATAAGTAGCATTGACCCTTAATGCATGAGAACCTCTGGTATAAATATCTCCTGTCACCCTTAAATCCAGATAATTGCTTACCGGAAAATAATAGCCAATCTCCCTGAATCCAAGCCCAAACTGCTCATTAAACTCATAACTCGAAGGAAATATCAAACCCGATGACTTCCCTTTGGCCAAGGGAAAAAATCCGAAAGGCAAAAATATCGGAGTCGGTACATTCGCCAATTCCAATTGGGCAAAACTCATTACTGCCAGTTTACCAGGAATAAATTTTAACCTGGAAGTCCTGATACCATAATGCGGATGGTCCAGGTCGCAGGTGGTGATAATGGCATTTTGATTGTATACTACATCATCCAATGAAAGTGAATCAGTACCTTTTGAAATGAATTTTGTCCGTTCTCCCAATAAATTAAACTCTCCTTCTTTTGTTTTTGCCTGATCTACAAGACCTTTTTTCGTCTTGAAGTTATATCGCATTTCTTTATAGGTAAAATTATTTTGACCTTCAGAAAATGTAGGTTTTTCTAAATTTTCTCCATTAGCTCCTTTGACAGAAAATGCTTCTATTATATTTTCATTAAACCTGATA
The genomic region above belongs to Saprospiraceae bacterium and contains:
- a CDS encoding LPS-assembly protein LptD; this encodes MKLIYYIVFLFLICFSDALFAQERPASDTIFSNRPDTVINFKSGLKIISDSIPFVLPEGFRPEKDTFVMDEQTFRYSKDSLDAEVIYGARDSSRTDIANNTIHLYGNAYLEYTTLKIKAGYIVIRFNENIIEAFSVKGANGENLEKPTFSEGQNNFTYKEMRYNFKTKKGLVDQAKTKEGEFNLLGERTKFISKGTDSLSLDDVVYNQNAIITTCDLDHPHYGIRTSRLKFIPGKLAVMSFAQLELANVPTPIFLPFGFFPLAKGKSSGLIFPSSYEFNEQFGLGFREIGYYFPVSNYLDLRVTGDIYTRGSHALRVNATYKKRYGYSGNVRLGYTNNKLDDLVTGGKLSNKSFSIGITHNQDSKAHPFRRMGGSVNLQTNRYDQRTFENPGAALTNTYQSNFSYSHDMPGTPFSFNSEFRHSQNTQTRKVDITLPNISIRMNTINPFRRKNATNERWTDNIAVSYSSEFRNFVQTTDTTIFTSQTIKDLQTGMSHRAGISTNFRVLKYLNVSPNINYEEFWLTKKYKETFDNSLSIRFDTIITDDGNIIVPDTTFGEVITGFETGFNAVRRLNSGVTVNTQIFGTKKFSKGWLRGLRHVMKPTLNFNYSPASVNQYRELVDTDSRPERNNPRIYNPFQNGPFGTLQGNEEQKAINFGILNIFEAKYFSKKDSSEKILRLFDNINVNGGYNFAVDSFGWSDIRINGNTRILKGLTNFNFSMAFTPYVYKNNRRINQTVWDAKNRVLEFRDFNGQFSSGLTFRQIREIFSGKAKVNQPIRDQPVPNNQNSPFNQNLNLTEPNEDKQKENKNEISLADWFDNFNISHAYNFQIRKQNERDTFIVTSHSISLSGSIPLTKNWNLNIGNIAYDIQQNAFPYPYFAFSRDLHCWQMNFTWAPDNGTYSFFIGVKSTSLSFLKYDYGQRNAGNLFSGRR